The proteins below come from a single Candidatus Poribacteria bacterium genomic window:
- a CDS encoding VOC family protein, protein MLAVKALGHVGIYCTDLQRSKDFYTRILGLTVTDEDPDGNITFLSAQPDEEHHEVALCPGRDVPAGAKVIQQVSFIVEDLPTLKQFYHRLKQEGVRFRSIVSHGIALAIYCYDHAKTPYKVAQPLSEPVDLELSDEELLAIAEGGA, encoded by the coding sequence ATGTTAGCCGTTAAAGCACTGGGCCATGTGGGAATCTACTGTACTGATCTGCAACGGTCCAAAGATTTTTACACCCGCATCTTAGGACTTACAGTTACCGACGAAGACCCTGATGGTAACATCACCTTTCTTAGTGCACAGCCGGACGAGGAACACCATGAAGTCGCCCTCTGTCCGGGCAGGGACGTACCAGCGGGGGCAAAGGTTATTCAACAGGTGTCTTTCATCGTGGAAGATTTACCAACCCTGAAGCAATTTTATCATCGACTGAAACAGGAGGGAGTGCGTTTCCGCAGTATCGTCAGCCACGGTATCGCCCTTGCTATTTACTGCTACGATCATGCGAAGACACCGTACAAGGTAGCGCAACCGCTCTCTGAACCGGTCGATTTGGAGCTATCGGACGAGGAATTGCTCGCCATCGCTGAAGGGGGCGCATAG
- a CDS encoding sulfite exporter TauE/SafE family protein: protein MENLWEIPLILVTGVFAGFLNTVAGGGSLLTLPVLIFLGLPPATAANGTNRVAVFVQNASAIMGFRRKGVSNFGYSVLLTLPALIGAWFGARIAVETDDVIFNRVLAGIMIAVLIVTLFNPTKKWESETANLSVFRKIIGMIVFFFVGVYGGFIQAGVGFIIIASLTLTNGFDLVRTNAIKVFVIFFYTIIALIAFYKHVDLRLGLTLAVGNATGAWIGSHWAVEKGDKWIRVVLVVAVVGFAIELIRRTFV from the coding sequence ATGGAAAATCTTTGGGAAATCCCGTTAATTCTCGTTACCGGTGTCTTCGCTGGCTTCCTCAACACCGTTGCCGGCGGCGGCTCACTACTCACTCTCCCTGTTCTAATTTTCCTCGGTCTGCCCCCAGCGACAGCAGCAAATGGCACCAACAGAGTCGCAGTGTTCGTCCAGAATGCCAGCGCAATTATGGGGTTCCGCCGCAAAGGCGTTTCTAATTTTGGTTATAGTGTGCTCCTTACCCTGCCCGCGCTTATCGGAGCATGGTTCGGTGCACGGATTGCTGTTGAAACGGATGACGTTATCTTCAACCGCGTTCTCGCTGGCATCATGATTGCCGTGCTAATTGTGACCCTTTTTAATCCAACTAAGAAATGGGAAAGTGAAACTGCGAACCTCAGCGTATTCCGTAAAATTATCGGAATGATTGTTTTCTTTTTCGTGGGGGTTTACGGTGGATTTATTCAGGCAGGAGTGGGATTCATCATCATTGCATCCTTGACGCTCACAAACGGCTTCGATCTGGTTCGCACCAATGCAATCAAGGTTTTTGTAATATTCTTTTACACCATCATCGCACTAATTGCTTTCTATAAACACGTTGATTTGCGCCTTGGATTAACTCTTGCTGTCGGAAATGCCACGGGTGCGTGGATTGGCAGTCATTGGGCGGTCGAGAAAGGGGATAAATGGATTCGGGTTGTTCTTGTTGTCGCGGTAGTTGGGTTTGCAATCGAACTTATTCGGAGGACGTTCGTATAG